Proteins from a single region of Pogoniulus pusillus isolate bPogPus1 chromosome 23, bPogPus1.pri, whole genome shotgun sequence:
- the LOC135185605 gene encoding tigger transposable element-derived protein 3-like — translation MKEDSERPVALGYAITKPDILAEVERGEEVAAAGRYGEHRSPRPRAAPTGLSQGDWLGKEVKSEEGVSPPPGSPPSCHTGPSDILVPLREQGCSYCGVIEPEPNPGAGNSGFSTPSTAFESRRCRTGEPLLECTECGRSVGQKPDLVRHRLAHGGERSYACGRCGRGFTEPVGLGATGSPMCRPSPCAGRSTGTTEGGTSTPRKERKELSLTEKVRVLEMLEGPKVSQSELAKRFGVSQPQICRIIKNKERILSEWHRNGDPERKRKREGKDAALEAALLRWVESAPASDLPISGSVLQLKAKHLAEALGRPTLEPSGSWLARFEAHHSLAFKKPPSEKGDTEQPAAEQWAGAVLPSLLRSYAPSEIYACGETGVLLLASSPSRGESDGDRLTLLLCTNANGSEKIPLWVVGENPRPHCLRGINLQQMPWNYHSSSLANMTASLFTEWLRDFNEGMRHQGKSILLLLTKHEAHPYLQLSNVRMVFVPVATTLAQPMDHGITSNFKDHYRRRLLRWQLAECGTGQLTLLDVLHMLAQAWGDVRPGLITNCFRAAGLGLNTSTEAPAPSLLSLEHRVLMDQELERDGEPVDGAEGMVEGEDTAEPAVQPCPSEREVWGSLATLRRYLEFRATSPDLFQAFYELEDVVHVVSANTVQALTRDTTAKE, via the exons ATGAAGGAGGACAGCGAGCGCCCCGTCGCCCTGG GTTACGCCATCACCAAACCCGACATCCTGGCCGAGGTCGAGCgaggggaggaggtggcagcGGCAGGGCGCTACGGGGAGCATCGGAGCCCCCGGCCACGTGCAGCACCCACCGGCCTTTCCCAGG GGGActggctggggaaggaggtgaAGAGCGAGGAGGGGGTATCCCCACCACCTGGTTCCCCCCCATCCTGCCACACCGGCCCCAGCGACATCCTCGTTCCGCTgcgggagcagggctgcagctacTGCGGTGTCATCGAGCCGGAGCCAAATCCTGGTGCCGGTAACAGTGGTTTCAGCACCCCATCCACTGCCTTCGAGAGCCGCCGCTGCCGGACAGGAGAGCCGCTGCTCGAGTGCACCGAGTGCGGCCGCAGTGTCGGGCAAAAGCCAGACCTGGTGCGGCACCGTTTGGCACATGGCGGGGAGCGGAGCTACGCCTGTGGCCGATGCGGGAGAGGCTTCACTGAGCCCGTGGGGCTGGGGGCCACGGGCAGTCCTATGTGCCGCCCGTCTCCGTGTGCCGGCCGCTCCACAGGCACAACTGAGGGGGGTACATCAACACCACGGAAGGAGCGGAAGGAGCTGTCGCTGACCGAGAAGGTGCGGgtgctggagatgctggagggccCCAAGGTGTCGCAGAGCGAGCTGGCCAAGCGCTTTGGGGTGTCACAGCCTCAGATCTGCCGCATTATCAAGAACAAGGAGCGGATTCTGAGCGAGTGGCACCGCAATGGTGATCCTGAGCGCAAACGCAAGCGGGAGGGGAAGGATGCGGCCCTCGAGGCTGCCCTGCTGCGCTGGGTGGAGAGTGCCCCTGCCTCTGACCTGCCCATCAGCGGCTCAGTTCTCCAGCTCAAGGCCAAACACCTTGCCGAGGCACTGGGCCGGCCCACCTTGGAGCCCAGTGGCAGCTGGCTGGCTCGCTTCGAGGCACACCATAGCCTTGCCTTCAAGAAACCGCCGTCAGAGAAGGGGGACACAGAGCAGCCTGCGGCCGAGCAGTGGGCTGGCGCCGTGCTGCCCAGCCTTCTCCGGAGCTATGCCCCCTCTGAGATCTACGCCTGTGGGGAGACAGGcgtcctcctcctggccagctcCCCCAGTAGGGGTGAGAGTGACGGCGACCGGCTGACACTTCTGCTCTGCACCAACGCCAACGGCTCGGAGAAGATCCCACTGTGGGTCGTGGGGGAGAACCCCAGACCCCACTGCCTGCGTGGAATCAACCTGCAGCAGATGCCCTGGAATTACcactccagcagcctggctAATATGACCGCCTCGCTGTTCACTGAGTGGCTTCGGGACTTCAACGAGGGGATGCGGCACCAGGGGAAGAGCatactcctcctcctcactaaGCACGAGGCCCACCCCTACCTCCAGCTCTCCAACGTCAGGATGGTCTTTGTCCCAGTAGCCACTACCCTGGCCCAGCCCATGGACCACGGCATCACAAGCAACTTCAAGGACCACTACCGGCGCCGGTTGCTGAGGTGGCAGCTGGCAGAATGTGGCACGGGGCAGCTGACCCTCCTGGATGTCTTACACATGCTGGCACAAGCCTGGGGCGATGTGCGCCCAGGGCTCATCACCAACTGCTTCCGTGCTGCTGGCCTCGGCCTCAACACCAGCACCGaggccccagcacccagcctgctcagcctggagcacCGTGTGCTGATGGACCAAGAGCTGGAGCGTGATGGGGAGCCCGTGGATGGGGCTGAGGGGATGGTGGAGGGCGAGGACACGGCAGAGCCGGCGGTGCAGCCCTGCCCCTCGGAGCGGGAGGTCTGGGgcagcctggccacactgcGGCGGTACCTGGAGTTCCGGGCCACCTCGCCTGACCTCTTCCAGGCCTTCTATGAGCTGGAAGATGTGGTGCATGTGGTGTCAGCCAACACTGTACAAGCTCTCACCAGGGACACCACTGCCAAGGAGTGA